One Ardenticatenales bacterium DNA segment encodes these proteins:
- a CDS encoding trypsin-like peptidase domain-containing protein yields MNNDTHLHLLPADRDRLIRLFIARPEFRTEARRDAFLDDMLAGSPRKQDIQGQISLEGPPRQFASHLLTILTQFGQDEPGQEVLGLLLNHLLTYVGDGPDADFLRALFARYPLKTNPISTRGLPQPEWRGQETPPFVQELIIGENTLRDVCLLELALDASQAVVRIDTTASLGSGFLAGPNLIMTNHHVIASQAAALLSAFQFNYQLDRQRQPTPIQVARARPGGLFYTHPGLDVTVVEVVDVPAGVTPLTLARLRALKEERVNIIQHPGGHYKKISMQNNFVVFADARAIQYLTSTEPGSSGAPVCNNEFVVIGLHRGGYAPKPDGDQAYLRNGGSSMIAILDDLQAHAPDIYQRLRRQ; encoded by the coding sequence ATGAACAACGATACCCACCTGCACCTCCTGCCGGCGGACCGCGACCGCCTCATCCGCCTGTTTATCGCCCGCCCCGAATTCCGCACCGAGGCGCGCCGGGACGCTTTCCTGGACGACATGCTCGCCGGTTCGCCGCGCAAACAGGACATCCAGGGGCAAATCAGCCTGGAGGGGCCGCCGCGCCAGTTCGCCAGCCATCTACTCACCATTTTGACCCAGTTTGGACAGGACGAGCCGGGGCAGGAGGTCTTGGGGCTGCTGCTCAATCACCTGCTCACCTACGTTGGCGACGGCCCGGATGCCGATTTCTTGCGCGCCCTTTTTGCCCGTTATCCGCTGAAGACCAACCCCATCTCCACCCGCGGCCTGCCGCAGCCGGAGTGGCGCGGCCAGGAAACGCCCCCTTTCGTGCAGGAGCTTATCATCGGCGAAAACACCCTGCGCGATGTGTGCCTGTTGGAACTGGCCCTGGACGCTTCCCAGGCCGTGGTGCGCATTGATACCACGGCCAGCCTCGGCTCCGGTTTTCTGGCCGGCCCCAACCTGATCATGACCAATCACCACGTCATCGCCAGCCAGGCGGCGGCGCTGCTGAGCGCCTTCCAGTTCAACTATCAGTTGGACAGACAACGTCAGCCAACGCCTATCCAGGTGGCCCGCGCCCGTCCAGGCGGCCTTTTCTACACCCATCCCGGCCTGGATGTGACCGTGGTCGAAGTGGTGGACGTCCCTGCCGGTGTCACGCCGCTCACCCTGGCGCGCCTGCGCGCCCTCAAAGAGGAGCGGGTGAACATCATCCAGCACCCCGGCGGCCATTACAAGAAAATTTCTATGCAAAACAACTTCGTCGTTTTCGCGGATGCGCGCGCGATTCAATACCTGACCAGCACGGAACCCGGTTCTTCCGGTGCGCCCGTCTGCAACAATGAATTCGTCGTCATCGGTCTTCATCGCGGCGGCTATGCGCCAAAACCGGACGGCGATCAGGCGTATCTGCGCAACGGGGGCAGCAGCATGATCGCCATCCTGGATGACCTGCAGGCCCACGCCCCGGATATTTACCAACGCCTGCGTCGCCAATGA